The following are from one region of the Gadus chalcogrammus isolate NIFS_2021 chromosome 19, NIFS_Gcha_1.0, whole genome shotgun sequence genome:
- the LOC130372745 gene encoding uncharacterized protein LOC130372745 isoform X2 — protein MPPPPHYSRVSFTVKQKVKLKIYNITEQDREVRQRQKRFHTNTEQTPNRLTMLESHQIGFLVLFLSILPTASTIGILNSINDLKSIPFGRSVPKHSLVLLHWFANTIEFTNNNRLELNFDPDQGDYGAHHYVNVPGFLDPLPFRHQYFTLGNINPLINNQRRSLPPYFTNRLNHLLGREVLNRARIIFSHSQNTIYQVYITQHYEANQGLGTGYDPEHTHRISINLLRELRVFSFDRRQHSELSEIGVDFGSSIGHSELHFISNTWGQLACVGLLLFIVINQRNMPCSANRAREPKRRPDHNLRGGATPPMYNLQSYNNYRPPPQPRGEDQCLTVCLALGLLAVILIIAVAVSVPKY, from the exons ATGCCGCCCCCCCCTCACTACTCAAGAGTTTCCTTTACGGTGAAACAGAAAGTGAAACTTAAAATTTACAACATAACAGAACAGGACCGCGAGGTCAGGCAACGGCAGAAACGATTCCACACCAATACGGAGCAGACGCCTAACAG GTTGACCATGTTGGAAAGTCATCAAATCGGCTTTTTAGTCCTCTTTCTATCAATCCTTCCTACTGCATCAACTATTGGAATTCTCAACTCAATCAACGACCTGAAGAGCATCCCATTCGGCCGATCGGTGCCCAAGCACAGCCTTGTGCTGCTCCACTGGTTTGCCAACACAATAGAatttaccaacaacaacaggctAGAGTTGAACTTTGACCCAGACCAAGGAGACTATGGCGCTCATCACTATGTAAACGTTCCGGGATTCCTGGATCCGCTTCCCTTTCGCCACCAGTACTTCACCCTCGGCAACATCAACCCCTTGATCAACAATCAGAGAAGGTCTTTGCCCCCTTATTTCACCAATAGACTAAACCATCTGTTAGGGCGTGAGGTACTGAACAGGGCCCGCATCATATTCTCGCACTCCCAGAACACCATCTACCAGGTGTACATCACACAGCACTACGAGGCCAATCAGGGTCTGGGGACTGGGTACGACCCAGAGCACACCCACCGGATCAGCATCAACCTCTTGAGGGAGCTCAGAGTCTTCTCCTTCGACCGAAGACAACACTCCGAGCTGTCAGAGATCGGAGTAGACTTCGGGAGCAGCATCGGCCATTCCGAACTTCACTTTATAAGCAACACGTGGGGCCAGCTGGCGTGTGTCGGACTGCTGTTGTTCATCGTGATCAACCAGAGGAATATGCCTTGCAGTGCCAACAGAGCTCGAGAACCGAAGCGTCGTCCGGACCATAACCTTCGAGGAGGCGCAACTCCGCCAATGTACAATCTACAAAGCTACAACAATTACAGGCCACCTCCTCAGCCCCGGGGGGAGGATCAATGCCTTACAGTGTGCCTGGCACTGGGATTACTAGcagtaatattaataatagctGTAGCTGTATCTGTACCCAAATATTAA
- the LOC130372751 gene encoding uncharacterized protein LOC130372751 isoform X1: MLESHQMGFLVLFLSILPTTSTIGILNSINDLKKIPFGQSVPKQSLVLLHWFANTIELSNNNRLELNFDLNNGDYGAHHYGNYEGFLDQLPFGHRYITLGNIRTSPMINNQRRSMPSYFTNELNHLLEAEELNRARIIFSLSSQNTIGQVYVTQHYQADQGQGTVYDPEHSYRITIDLLRELRVFRLDRRQELSEIGGDFGSSIGNSELHFIRNTWGQLACVGLLLFIVINQRNVPCRPNRAREPKRLPEHNYQGRSTPQMHNLQSYNHYMPPPQPRWEDQCLTVCQALGFLLLLLLFLIIATAVSDPKFRH, encoded by the coding sequence ATGTTGGAAAGTCATCAAATGGGCTTTTTAGTCCTCTTTCTATCAATCCTTCCTACTACATCAACTATTGGAATTCTCAACTCAATCAACGACCTGAAGAAAATCCCCTTCGGCCAATCGGTGCCCAAGCAAAGCCTTGTGCTGCTCCACTGGTTTGCCAACACAATAGAATtgagcaacaacaacaggctAGAGTTGAACTTTGACCTAAACAATGGAGACTATGGCGCTCATCACTATGGAAACTATGAGGGATTCCTGGATCAGCTTCCCTTTGGCCACCGGTACATCACCCTCGGCAACATCAGAACATCACCCATGATCAACAATCAGAGAAGGTCTATGCCCTCTTATTTCACCAATGAATTAAACCATCTGTTGGAGGCTGAGGAACTGAACAGGGCACGCATCATATTCTCGCTCTCGTCCCAGAACACCATCGGCCAGGTGTACGTCACACAGCACTACCAGGCCGATCAGGGTCAGGGGACTGTGTATGACCCAGAGCACTCCTACCGGATCACCATCGACCTCTTAAGGGAGCTCAGAGTCTTCCGCTTGGACCGAAGACAAGAGCTGTCAGAGATCGGAGGAGACTTCGGGAGCAGCATCGGCAATTCCGAACTTCACTTTATAAGAAACACGTGGGGCCAGCTGGCCTGTGTCGGACTGCTGTTGTTCATCGTGATCAACCAGAGGAATGTGCCTTGCAGACCCAACAGAGCTCGAGAACCGAAGCGTCTTCCGGAACATAACTATCAAGGAAGATCAACTCCGCAAATGCACAATCTACAAAGCTACAACCACTACATGCCGCCCCCTCAGCCCCGGTGGGAGGATCAATGCCTTACAGTGTGCCAGGCACTGggattcttattattattattactatttttgATAATAGCTACAGCTGTATCTGATCCCAAATTCAGACATTAA
- the LOC130372751 gene encoding uncharacterized protein LOC130372751 isoform X2: MSESHLMGFLVLLSFLPTASTIGLLDSINDLKKIPFGRSVPKHSLVLLHWFANTIELTNNNRLELNFDPDQGDYGAHHYVNVPGFLDPLPFRHRYFTLGNINPLINNQRRSMPSYFTNDLNRLLRGEVLNRARIIFSYSSQDTVGQVFITQHYQASQGLGTGYDPEHSYRISINLLRELRVFSLDRREHSELSEIGGDFGSSIDYDKLYSLRNTWGQLACVGLLFFIVINERNTLCDRAREPKLTPKRNVRASAIWYGSVNIPENNFNYRQLNQDSDDDQSCYTCPSVFKICVVIVGIIIAITIITITKIYY, translated from the coding sequence ATGTCGGAAAGTCATCTTATGGGCTTTTTAGTCCTTCTATCATTCCTTCCTACTGCATCAACTATTGGACTTCTCGACTCAATCAACGACCTGAAGAAAATCCCATTCGGCCGATCGGTGCCCAAGCACAGCCTTGTGCTGCTCCACTGGTTTGCCAACACAATAGAATtgaccaacaacaacaggctAGAGTTGAACTTTGACCCAGACCAAGGAGACTATGGCGCTCATCACTATGTAAACGTTCCGGGATTCCTGGATCCGCTTCCCTTTCGCCACCGGTACTTCACCCTCGGCAACATCAACCCCTTGATCAACAATCAGAGAAGGTCTATGCCCTCTTATTTCACCAATGACCTAAACCGTCTGTTACGGGGTGAGGTACTGAACAGGGCCCGCATCATATTCTCGTACTCGTCCCAGGACACCGTCGGTCAGGTGTTCATCACACAGCACTACCAGGCCAGTCAGGGTCTGGGGACTGGGTACGACCCAGAGCACTCCTACCGGATCAGCATCAACCTCTTGAGGGAGCTCAGAGTCTTCTCCTTGGACCGAAGAGAACACTCCGAGCTGTCAGAGATCGGAGGAGACTTCGGGAGCAGCATCGACTATGACAAACTTTATTCGTTAAGAAACACGTGGGGCCAGCTGGCCTGTGTCGGACTGCTGTTTTTCATCGTGATCAACGAGAGGAATACGCTTTGCGACAGAGCTCGAGAACCGAAGCTTACTCCAAAACGTAACGTTCGCGCAAGCGCAATTTGGTACGGATCTGTGAATATTCCAGAAAACAACTTCAACTACAGGCAACTTAATCAGGACTCGGATGATGATCAATCTTGCTATACATGTCCTTCTGTGTTCAAGATATGCGTAGTAATAGTAGGAATAATAATAGCAATAaccataataacaataacaaaaatatactattaa
- the LOC130372750 gene encoding uncharacterized protein LOC130372750 has protein sequence MSESHLMGFLVLFLSILQTESAIGILNSINDLKKIPFGQSVPKHSLVLLHWFASTIGFDNNDAIVLTFEPNHGDYGTHHYGNYERVLDQLPFGQRYYTLGNINPMINNNGNSLPSYFTGQINHLLGGEELNRARIIFALSYRNTIGQVFITQHYPVNQNQGTVYDPVHTYRITINLLRELRVFSVDRRQRSELSEIGGNIGSGINDHELSSVRNTWGQLACVGLLLFIVINERNTPCDRAREPKLTPKRNVRASAIWYTSVNLPENNFNYRQLNQDSDDDQPCYTCPSVFKICGVIVAIIIAITIITIIIIYIE, from the coding sequence ATGTCGGAAAGTCATCTAATGGGCTTTTTAGTCCTCTTTCTATCAATTCTTCAGACTGAATCAGCTATTGGAATACTCAATTCAATCAACGACCTGAAGAAAATCCCCTTCGGCCAATCGGTGCCCAAGCACAGCCTTGTGCTGCTCCACTGGTTTGCCAGCACCATAGGATTTGACAACAACGACGCGATAGTGCTGACCTTTGAACCAAACCACGGAGACTATGGCACTCATCACTATGGAAACTATGAGAGAGTCCTGGATCAACTGCCCTTCGGCCAACGGTACTACACCCTCGGCAACATCAACCCCATGATCAACAATAACGGAAACTCTTTGCCCTCTTACTTCACCGGTCAAATAAACCATCTGTTGGGGGGTGAGGAACTGAACAGGGCTCGCATCATATTCGCACTCTCCTACCGGAACACCATCGGCCAGGTGTTCATCACACAGCACTACCCGGTCAATCAGAATCAGGGGACTGTGTATGACCCAGTGCACACCTACCGGATAACCATCAACCTCTTGAGGGAGCTCAGAGTCTTCTCCGTCGACCGAAGACAACGCTCCGAGCTGTCAGAGATCGGAGGCAACATCGGAAGCGGCATCAATGACCACGAACTTTCGTCTGTAAGAAATACGTGGGGCCAGCTGGCGTGTGTCGGACTGCTGTTGTTCATCGTGATCAACGAGAGGAATACGCCTTGCGACAGAGCTCGAGAACCGAAGCTTACTCCAAAACGTAACGTTCGAGCAAGCGCAATTTGGTACACATCTGTGAATCTTCCGGAAAACAACTTCAACTACAGGCAACTTAATCAGGACTCGGATGATGATCAACCTTGCTATACATGTCCTTCTGTGTTCAAGATATGCGGAGTAATAGTAGCAATAATAATAGCAATAaccataataacaataataattatatacattgaatga